One Desulfofundulus luciae DNA window includes the following coding sequences:
- a CDS encoding hydrogenase iron-sulfur subunit — MSVTEQWEPKIIGFCCNWCSYAGADLAGVSRLNYPTSIRVIRVPCSGRVNPVFILRAFQRGADGVLVSGUHPGDCHYVSGNYHTRRRYLIFKRLLEYVGFEPGRFQARWISGSEGAKFAQTVEDITAQIKALGPNTKMRQKPVPKPADISTGVRVE; from the coding sequence GTGTCTGTAACAGAACAATGGGAACCTAAAATCATCGGCTTTTGTTGTAACTGGTGCAGTTATGCCGGCGCCGATCTGGCGGGCGTTAGCCGTTTGAACTATCCCACATCAATCCGGGTGATCCGGGTGCCCTGTTCGGGAAGGGTTAATCCTGTTTTCATCCTGCGCGCCTTCCAGAGGGGGGCTGACGGTGTGCTGGTGAGCGGGTGACACCCGGGGGACTGCCACTATGTTAGTGGCAACTATCATACGCGGCGGCGCTACCTTATTTTTAAGCGCCTGCTGGAATACGTTGGCTTCGAACCGGGACGCTTCCAGGCCCGCTGGATCAGCGGCTCCGAAGGGGCTAAGTTTGCCCAAACAGTGGAGGATATTACGGCACAAATTAAAGCCCTGGGACCGAATACCAAGATGAGACAGAAACCAGTGCCGAAACCTGCTGATATTTCCACCGGGGTGAGGGTGGAATGA
- a CDS encoding Coenzyme F420 hydrogenase/dehydrogenase, beta subunit C-terminal domain, whose product MKIQENLRETARKLLADGEASLVIGYAPGSEVSRVVPAFISREDEVDRLVWNPLCINNLAKYLLDYRHEPGKVAVVVKGCDSRAINRLLQDNQITREKVIILGIPCPGLINPDLVAARLDPGAQITVAAVSEQDFSLQTEEETFTFTRDEALLKKCRDCEQHTPVIADFMLGEEIPPNDPADPFVAVKTLEELPVEERSAYWDKQFSRCLRCYACRNVCPACTCRECVFDQAEPCWVAKANNLSENTAFHLIRAFHVAGRCVDCGECDRVCPVNIPLSLLNRKILKDIKDLFNVPTPGTSLEELPPLGAFTKSDPDEFM is encoded by the coding sequence ATGAAAATCCAAGAAAATTTGAGGGAGACAGCCCGGAAATTGTTAGCCGATGGGGAGGCCAGCCTGGTGATCGGTTATGCCCCGGGCAGTGAAGTAAGCCGGGTAGTTCCCGCCTTCATCAGCCGGGAAGATGAGGTGGACCGGCTGGTCTGGAATCCCCTCTGTATCAATAATCTTGCTAAATACCTGCTGGATTACCGTCATGAACCGGGGAAAGTGGCGGTGGTAGTCAAGGGCTGTGATTCCAGGGCCATCAATCGCCTGCTGCAGGATAACCAGATCACCCGGGAAAAGGTGATCATCCTGGGCATACCCTGCCCGGGCCTGATCAACCCGGATCTGGTGGCGGCCCGCCTTGACCCGGGAGCACAAATTACGGTTGCAGCCGTCAGTGAGCAAGACTTTTCTTTGCAGACAGAGGAGGAAACTTTCACTTTTACCCGGGACGAGGCCCTGCTCAAGAAGTGCCGGGACTGCGAACAACACACCCCGGTAATTGCCGATTTTATGCTCGGGGAAGAAATACCGCCTAACGATCCGGCGGATCCCTTTGTCGCAGTAAAAACGCTGGAAGAACTACCGGTAGAAGAAAGAAGCGCATACTGGGATAAACAGTTCAGCCGGTGCCTGCGGTGTTATGCCTGCCGCAATGTTTGTCCGGCTTGCACCTGCCGGGAATGTGTCTTTGACCAGGCGGAACCCTGCTGGGTGGCCAAAGCCAATAACCTCTCGGAGAATACTGCTTTTCATCTCATCCGGGCCTTTCACGTGGCCGGACGATGCGTGGATTGTGGTGAGTGCGACCGGGTATGCCCGGTAAATATACCTCTTTCGCTCCTCAACCGGAAGATATTGAAGGACATCAAGGACCTGTTCAACGTCCCCACCCCAGGTACCAGTCTGGAGGAACTGCCGCCCTTAGGGGCATTTACCAAATCCGATCCCGATGAATTTATGTAG